One stretch of Halichoerus grypus chromosome 10, mHalGry1.hap1.1, whole genome shotgun sequence DNA includes these proteins:
- the CCDC121 gene encoding coiled-coil domain-containing protein 121, with product MGSPRQDPHGSKMRRVRFSFGPQGAGEPAAGAYSAADEVQQLRAGPAGTGAECDPGGCWAASRPGEHGTEKLRKLSARGRHFQVSQTPDNSAPSLAVTVSEPRRDLGDERLDSWSKFAKDSRSSPPPYLSLINNFFKPEKLRSSEMRFKEKTVEMMKLNNQIKQTQIQQELLMEETRQLYAEKLLVQTENKFFLEYLTNKTEEYGGQPEKLWNNYLQKTEEIERRRQESASKYAKQTSVFKRELLQKEKIQFNLKQQLQALRNVSLLKEKQEREIQILQEEKKKTQAETDAKKQEVQVQLLQEKAFLEKQLSEPDMRQLGKRKRKELDRKAQALEQEAKQYTFEFYCSIRRENQELGKKLLQQTQQCQELQAIKSQLKNQKQQLQQEQWYVQCLIRGRQRLQRRHNWCPRQDAPKATITPPLSTKPRINPKQFLK from the exons ATGGGGTCCCCAAGACAGGACCCCCACGGGTCGAAAATGAGGAGAGTGCGTTTCTCTTTCGGCCCCCAAGGAGCGGGAGAACCGGCTGCTGGGGCTTACTCGGCAGCCGACGAGGTTCAGCAGCTCAGGGCTGGACCGGCCGGGACTGGGGCGGAGTGCGACCCCGGGGGTTGCTGGGCAGCGTCGAGACCCGGGGAGCACGGAACGGAGAAATTGCGAAAACTTTCCGCAAGGGGACGCCATTTCCAAGTGTCGCAGACTCCCGACAACAGCGCTCCCTCCTTGGCAGTCACCGTCAGTGAACCACGCCGTGACCTTGGAGATGAACGCTTGGATTCCTGGAGCAA GTTTGCTAAGGACTCTAGGAGTTCCCCTCCACCATATCttagtttaataaataattttttcaagcCAGAGAAGCTAAGAAGCTCAGAGATGAGGTTTAAAGAAAAGACAGTGGAAATGATGAAGCTGAACaaccaaataaaacaaactcaaatCCAGCAAGAATTACTAATGGAGGAGACCAGGCAGCTGTACGCTGAAAAGTTACTTGTCCAGACTGAAAACAAATTCTTTCTGGAATACCTAACCAACAAAACTGAGGAGTATGGAGGGCAGCCTGAAAAGCTGTGGAACAACTACTTACAAAAAACTGAGGAGATTGAACGAAGGAGGCAAGAATCAGCCTCCAAATATGCGAAACAAACTTCAGTGTTTAAAAGGGAGCTCTTGCAGAAGGAAAAGATCCAGTTCAATTTAAAGCAGCAGTTGCAGGCTCTGAGGAATGTTTCACTATTAAAggagaaacaggagagagaaatacagatattacaggaagagaagaagaaaacccAAGCTGAGACagatgcaaagaaacaggaagtcCAGGTCCAGTTACTCCAGGAAAAAGCATTCCTGGAGAAACAACTGAGTGAGCCAGACATGAGGCagttgggaaagagaaaaagaaaggagcttGACAGGAAGGCCCAGGCCTTGGAGCAGGAAGCAAAGCAGTATACTTTTGAGTTCTACTGCAGCATCAGGAGAGAGAACCAGGAGTTAGGGAAGAAATTACTGCAGCAAACTCAGCAATGCCAGGAGTTGCAGGCTATTAAAAGCCAGTTAAAAAATCAgaagcagcagctgcagcaggaACAGTGGTATGTGCAGTGCTTAATCCGGGGGAGGCAACGATTGCAAAGAAGGCATAATTGGTGCCCAAGACAGGATGCTCCAAAGGCCACAATAACACCTCCCCTGAGTACCAAACCAAGGATTAATCCAAAGCAATTCCTAAAATAA